The following are encoded together in the Adhaeribacter arboris genome:
- a CDS encoding Ig-like domain-containing protein, with protein MKYTEKYTKLFLITLILVQGSLLLGLPEKAQAQTILNNNKLRMGNGNENSVNASGNLQQPFYFNSVQNAWRQLTFSNYPLDNAFAVGGVKTNEWNLNGTIVQNPALSNQVISTSGYTSTGSNNGYGTITSRGNITVGSSLLEIENTYTLPQNSAYIEVKVKVKNLSASPIDNVRIWIGTRDDFVGGTDTPTKQKGNLVNGAFTQIPNATTRSAALKIFTSQEGILFYTNSTKGNTIMQGCCDFRNVINQNPLSSSTQLTNDGSYGFYVRLNDLAVGASDDFTWYYAAGELEDLNEIINEVAQVSGSISNITSTSAVFNATSSVAATGYWMVVPRNAAAPTAAQIKEGANYGATVVAARGSSAMQANVETTFNLTGLQAGTNYDFYFVTQDANSQFSDVFRAPFASHAIPTISSISGPTICQDVTSSALNFTVGDTETSLGSLTVSATSSNTELLPNTNITLGGSGANRTVTVTPIAGQYGTSNITVTVTDADGDQATTTFTATVNLNDTEPPVVTNVTYYQDEEAPSLSEQVRGSNLLWYEAATGGTGSSTAPTLATSSLGSQEYWVSQTVGGCPSERVRITVTIIPNNVIAGTESNKQAYFKQASIVDDQLTITGRDVTGARVYIQSGFRENADVLAVGTLPDGISSSYNAATGVLTFTGTATASQMQEILRSVTFSSTSSNTTERVIKFAVGNSESRTIESSRTLTYYKPATPSAPVLTGGTNGFINDATPTVTGTAEPNVQVTIYNGADSIASVTAGEDGRWTYTFTTDITEGEHNLSANATDLLGFTGDKSTALPIVVDTQKPGTPEMPVLTGGNQGNTNDNTPTVTGTTEASATVTIYTNGTMTATVTADEEGKWSYTYSAVLPDSNYEITVTATDEAGNISEGSPALEIIIDTSLPLTPGTPVLAGGNNGNTNDNTPTISGRAEAGSAVTIYLNGEAVATLTADETGAWTYTFTTALEDGSQDITVIATDAAGNASALSTALTIRVDTAEPATPTLPVLAGGNNGNTNDNTPTISGRAEAGSAVTIYLNGEAVATLTADETGAWTYTFTTALEDGSQDITVIATDAAGNASALSTALTIRVDTAEPATPTLPVLAGGNNGNTNDNTPTISGRAEANSRVTIFTNGTGGETVTVDADGNWSYTFEAGLTDGDYSFTVTATDSAANTSNASSALKITVDTQAPAAPGAPVLAEGNNGNTNDNTPTISGNTEASAEVTIYLNGESVATVTAGADGSWNYTFHTGLPDESYTIQVAAKDVAGNVSEQSGILAIQVDTVIPTGYAVAFNTARVDVTNIAAISMPISGAEVGTTLYYTITSNNGGTPVIESIKVENAQFDISTLDLTGLNDGTLTIALYLQDAAGNKGAEVTAQTIKIMRNIVAVREPAIISVPIRTEYARIPLPTKVEVTYATGTKEEISVNWSQGNYNGAVAGQYTLTGELVLSPLTTNLDNKTIQVVVEVQPNKAPTALAFDATTFRPEASANEVIGTFSTTDPDDTELVYTLVSGQGDVHNNLFQITGNQLFLKSNNGLSGMTQFTIRVRSTDPYNNTIERAFTLTKTQYATAVDQLKIVNAFSPDGDGINDTWMVPELKFYNKISIDVFDRSGVLLFHSTNPEKGWDGKDLRGQVLKGAFFYVIKVEDIQLTNKGVITIL; from the coding sequence ATGAAATATACAGAAAAATATACAAAGCTTTTTCTTATAACCCTAATATTAGTTCAGGGAAGCTTACTGCTTGGTTTGCCAGAAAAGGCGCAGGCTCAAACTATTTTAAACAATAATAAGCTGCGCATGGGCAATGGCAACGAGAATTCGGTTAATGCCTCCGGGAATTTGCAACAGCCCTTTTATTTTAATAGTGTTCAGAATGCCTGGCGTCAATTGACCTTCTCTAATTATCCTTTAGATAATGCTTTTGCCGTTGGAGGAGTTAAAACCAATGAATGGAATCTTAATGGCACGATTGTACAGAATCCGGCTTTAAGTAACCAAGTTATTAGTACCTCCGGTTATACGAGTACTGGTAGTAACAATGGGTATGGCACTATCACCTCCAGAGGTAATATAACTGTTGGCAGCTCCCTACTAGAAATTGAAAATACGTATACCCTACCGCAAAATAGCGCCTATATAGAAGTTAAGGTGAAGGTTAAGAACTTAAGCGCTAGCCCAATAGATAATGTGCGTATTTGGATAGGAACCAGAGATGATTTTGTGGGTGGTACAGATACGCCTACCAAACAGAAAGGAAACCTGGTAAATGGAGCTTTTACTCAGATTCCGAATGCCACCACCCGATCAGCCGCTCTTAAAATATTTACGTCACAAGAAGGTATTTTATTTTATACTAATTCTACTAAAGGCAATACCATTATGCAAGGATGTTGTGACTTTAGAAACGTTATTAATCAAAATCCCCTTTCCAGTAGTACTCAGTTAACCAATGATGGCTCCTATGGCTTTTATGTTCGTTTGAATGACTTAGCCGTTGGAGCCAGCGACGATTTTACCTGGTATTATGCGGCCGGGGAACTGGAAGATTTGAATGAAATTATAAATGAAGTAGCACAGGTAAGCGGTAGCATTTCTAACATTACTTCAACCAGTGCGGTTTTTAATGCTACTTCCAGCGTAGCCGCTACCGGTTATTGGATGGTAGTACCCCGCAATGCAGCCGCGCCCACAGCTGCGCAAATAAAAGAAGGTGCGAACTACGGGGCTACGGTTGTTGCCGCCAGAGGTTCGAGTGCCATGCAAGCCAATGTGGAAACTACATTTAATCTGACTGGGCTTCAAGCCGGGACCAATTACGATTTTTACTTTGTAACCCAGGACGCTAATTCGCAATTCTCTGATGTCTTCCGGGCGCCTTTTGCCAGTCATGCTATACCTACTATTTCCAGCATATCAGGACCAACTATTTGCCAGGATGTTACTTCTTCTGCCCTTAACTTCACCGTTGGGGATACCGAAACTAGCCTTGGAAGTTTAACGGTTTCTGCTACTTCTTCCAACACAGAACTTCTTCCGAATACCAATATTACTTTAGGTGGTTCCGGCGCTAACCGAACAGTAACGGTAACCCCTATTGCCGGCCAATATGGTACTTCAAACATAACCGTTACGGTAACCGATGCCGATGGAGATCAGGCTACTACTACCTTTACTGCTACCGTGAACCTGAATGATACCGAGCCGCCCGTAGTCACTAATGTAACCTATTACCAAGATGAGGAAGCGCCCAGCTTAAGCGAACAAGTAAGGGGTTCAAATTTATTATGGTACGAGGCCGCCACCGGCGGAACCGGATCCTCTACTGCGCCAACCCTTGCCACAAGTTCTCTTGGCTCACAAGAGTACTGGGTTAGTCAAACGGTAGGCGGGTGCCCTTCAGAACGGGTTAGGATTACAGTTACCATTATTCCTAATAATGTGATAGCAGGTACCGAATCCAATAAGCAGGCTTATTTTAAGCAAGCTTCAATTGTGGATGATCAACTAACAATTACGGGAAGGGATGTTACTGGTGCCCGCGTGTATATCCAATCTGGCTTCCGGGAAAATGCGGATGTTTTGGCTGTTGGAACACTACCGGACGGAATTTCTTCAAGTTATAATGCTGCCACCGGGGTGTTGACGTTTACAGGTACAGCTACTGCGTCTCAAATGCAAGAAATATTGCGGAGTGTTACCTTCAGCAGCACTTCCTCCAATACTACTGAAAGGGTAATTAAATTTGCCGTAGGGAATAGTGAAAGCCGAACAATAGAATCATCTAGAACCTTAACGTATTATAAACCAGCTACTCCTTCTGCGCCGGTATTAACGGGGGGTACGAACGGGTTTATCAATGATGCTACTCCAACCGTTACCGGAACAGCGGAGCCAAATGTTCAGGTAACCATCTACAATGGAGCGGACTCCATTGCCAGTGTTACTGCCGGTGAGGATGGAAGATGGACCTATACCTTTACCACGGATATTACCGAAGGAGAACATAACCTTTCTGCCAATGCCACGGATTTACTTGGCTTTACCGGCGATAAGAGTACCGCTCTTCCGATTGTAGTCGATACCCAGAAACCTGGGACACCAGAGATGCCGGTTTTAACTGGAGGTAACCAAGGTAATACCAATGACAATACTCCGACGGTTACTGGGACGACAGAAGCTAGTGCGACCGTTACTATTTACACCAATGGCACTATGACTGCTACGGTTACGGCCGACGAAGAGGGTAAGTGGTCTTATACTTATTCTGCCGTTCTACCCGACTCCAATTATGAAATTACCGTCACAGCTACGGATGAGGCTGGGAACATTAGTGAGGGCAGTCCAGCATTAGAAATTATCATTGATACCTCGCTGCCACTTACTCCGGGTACTCCGGTATTAGCGGGAGGGAATAATGGTAACACGAATGATAATACTCCTACCATCAGTGGTAGAGCCGAGGCGGGTTCAGCAGTTACCATCTACCTGAATGGGGAAGCTGTCGCTACCTTAACAGCGGATGAAACAGGCGCCTGGACTTATACTTTTACCACCGCTTTAGAAGACGGTTCCCAGGACATTACCGTTATTGCTACCGATGCGGCTGGTAATGCAAGTGCGCTCAGTACGGCTTTAACTATTCGGGTAGATACTGCTGAACCAGCCACCCCAACTTTGCCGGTATTAGCGGGAGGGAATAATGGCAACACGAATGATAATACTCCTACCATCAGTGGTAGAGCCGAGGCGGGTTCAGCAGTTACCATCTACCTGAATGGGGAAGCTGTCGCTACCTTAACAGCGGATGAAACAGGCGCCTGGACTTATACTTTTACCACCGCTTTAGAAGACGGTTCCCAGGACATTACCGTTATTGCTACCGATGCGGCTGGTAATGCAAGTGCGCTCAGTACGGCTTTAACTATTCGGGTAGATACTGCTGAACCAGCCACCCCAACTTTGCCGGTATTAGCGGGAGGGAATAATGGCAACACGAATGATAATACTCCTACTATAAGTGGTAGAGCGGAAGCAAACTCCCGGGTAACCATATTTACGAATGGAACCGGAGGTGAAACGGTAACAGTTGATGCCGATGGGAACTGGAGTTATACTTTTGAAGCAGGGCTTACCGATGGAGATTATAGCTTTACAGTAACGGCTACTGATTCTGCCGCCAATACAAGTAACGCTAGTTCCGCTTTAAAAATCACAGTAGATACGCAAGCACCAGCCGCTCCAGGTGCTCCGGTACTAGCGGAGGGCAATAATGGCAATACGAATGACAATACTCCCACTATTTCCGGCAATACTGAGGCAAGCGCCGAAGTAACCATTTACCTGAATGGGGAGTCAGTGGCTACTGTAACAGCAGGTGCGGATGGTTCCTGGAATTATACCTTCCACACTGGTCTCCCGGATGAGTCTTATACCATTCAGGTAGCCGCTAAAGATGTGGCAGGTAATGTCAGCGAGCAGAGTGGTATTTTAGCCATCCAGGTAGATACCGTTATACCAACAGGTTATGCTGTAGCTTTCAATACTGCAAGAGTAGACGTTACCAATATAGCTGCTATTTCGATGCCAATAAGCGGGGCGGAAGTGGGTACCACGCTTTATTACACCATAACCAGTAATAATGGTGGCACTCCCGTAATCGAATCTATCAAGGTAGAAAATGCTCAATTTGATATTTCTACCCTGGATTTAACGGGTTTAAACGATGGCACCTTAACTATAGCCTTGTACTTGCAGGATGCCGCTGGTAATAAAGGCGCGGAAGTAACGGCTCAGACCATTAAAATCATGCGCAACATTGTAGCAGTCAGGGAACCCGCGATAATTAGTGTGCCTATCCGGACAGAATATGCGCGGATTCCACTGCCGACTAAAGTGGAAGTTACTTACGCTACCGGAACGAAAGAAGAAATTTCGGTGAACTGGAGTCAGGGTAATTACAATGGTGCCGTTGCCGGCCAATATACCCTCACTGGGGAACTGGTACTCTCTCCTTTAACGACTAACCTGGATAATAAGACCATTCAGGTGGTCGTAGAAGTACAGCCGAACAAGGCGCCAACAGCTTTAGCCTTTGACGCCACTACTTTCCGGCCGGAAGCTTCTGCTAATGAGGTAATCGGAACCTTCTCCACGACTGATCCGGATGATACTGAATTGGTGTACACCTTAGTAAGTGGCCAAGGGGATGTGCATAACAATCTGTTCCAAATTACAGGGAACCAGCTCTTTCTTAAATCAAACAATGGTTTATCGGGAATGACCCAGTTCACCATTCGAGTAAGAAGCACCGATCCTTACAACAACACGATTGAGCGGGCCTTCACTTTAACGAAAACGCAATATGCTACCGCCGTTGACCAGTTAAAGATTGTGAATGCCTTTTCTCCGGATGGAGATGGCATCAACGATACCTGGATGGTACCGGAACTTAAATTTTACAATAAAATATCCATAGATGTTTTTGACCGGTCGGGAGTGCTTTTATTTCATTCTACCAATCCGGAAAAGGGTTGGGACGGCAAGGACCTGCGCGGACAAGTATTAAAAGGCGCCTTCTTCTACGTGATAAAAGTGGAAGATATTCAATTGACGAACAAAGGAGTAATAACTATTCTCTAA
- a CDS encoding SIR2 family NAD-dependent protein deacylase, with protein sequence MKKYKYLEYFPKPFLDDLVSNRCLPIIGAGFSKNAEIPRNKKMLDWDELGRAVAANIQDYKYTNALDAISAYCHEYSRTNLIEKLTDLLLLGSVKPGKTHKAFCELQFDMVCTTNFEFLLEQGYSLIPKYCRPIIDEDQLSIANTSDGITILKLHGDLHHPNRLVITEEDYDRFLSRNPMLATYLANLLIMRTPLFIGYSLDDTDFRQIWQVIKDRLGNLRRQAYVLKIDCSPHEKARFERRGVKVINIKGNGKLLK encoded by the coding sequence ATGAAGAAATACAAGTACCTCGAATACTTCCCTAAACCATTTTTGGATGACTTAGTGAGTAACCGTTGTTTGCCTATCATTGGAGCAGGCTTTTCTAAAAATGCAGAAATCCCAAGAAACAAAAAGATGCTAGATTGGGATGAACTGGGAAGAGCCGTCGCAGCGAATATTCAAGATTATAAATACACGAATGCCCTCGATGCTATATCTGCTTACTGTCACGAATATTCAAGAACTAATCTAATTGAGAAGCTTACGGATTTGCTGTTACTTGGCTCTGTTAAACCAGGGAAAACCCACAAGGCATTTTGTGAGCTTCAATTTGATATGGTATGCACCACAAACTTTGAATTTTTACTTGAACAAGGATACTCTTTAATTCCAAAATATTGCAGACCAATAATTGATGAAGACCAACTTTCAATTGCAAATACAAGTGATGGAATAACCATCTTAAAATTGCATGGAGATTTGCATCATCCAAATAGGCTCGTTATAACAGAGGAAGACTATGACAGGTTTTTAAGTAGAAATCCTATGCTAGCAACATATTTAGCGAATCTGCTAATTATGAGAACTCCATTGTTTATAGGTTACAGTTTGGATGATACCGATTTTAGGCAAATTTGGCAGGTCATTAAAGATAGGCTTGGTAATCTCAGGCGCCAAGCTTATGTTCTAAAAATTGATTGTTCTCCACATGAAAAAGCTAGATTTGAAAGACGAGGGGTTAAGGTTATAAATATAAAAGGAAACGGTAAACTCCTGAAATAG
- a CDS encoding Fic family protein, translating into MSNNVFSFTINLDWPLVNLISQIDRFDASWSSIERKEGQSLKQLKSIATVRSVGASTRIEGSRMSDEEVEVLLNQINITKLEDRDSQEVMGYFETLDIISESFEDIAITESSIKNLHNILMKYSKKDVWHKGNYKQHSNAVEANYPDGTKQIIFQTTAAGFPTEDAMRALIAWYHQDAETHPLVKCALFTYEFLSIHPFQDGNGRLSRLLSTLLLLKTGYKWTQYVSFEHEIENRKAEYYRVLRSCQAQRPRENISDWVNFFFDALKKIQEQLMQKLEIKGVEGQLSPREKSIMAFIGNHPGCKSGDIAKKLAIPNPTVKRILSDLFNKSLLEKHGVGPGTNYTIA; encoded by the coding sequence ATGAGTAATAATGTATTCTCTTTTACAATTAACTTAGATTGGCCATTAGTTAATCTCATCAGCCAAATTGATCGATTTGATGCTTCCTGGTCTTCTATCGAGCGAAAAGAAGGACAAAGTTTAAAACAGCTTAAATCTATCGCTACTGTCAGAAGCGTGGGTGCCTCTACCCGTATAGAAGGATCTCGGATGAGTGATGAGGAAGTAGAAGTTCTGCTAAACCAAATTAACATTACCAAACTAGAAGACCGGGATTCTCAAGAGGTAATGGGCTACTTTGAAACGCTAGATATTATATCCGAATCTTTTGAGGATATAGCTATTACTGAAAGTAGTATAAAGAATTTGCACAACATCCTAATGAAATATAGTAAAAAGGATGTCTGGCACAAGGGTAATTACAAGCAGCATAGTAATGCGGTAGAAGCCAATTATCCGGATGGTACCAAACAAATCATCTTCCAAACCACTGCTGCCGGATTTCCCACAGAAGATGCTATGCGCGCCTTGATTGCCTGGTACCACCAGGATGCCGAAACGCATCCGCTGGTAAAATGTGCTTTATTTACATACGAGTTTTTAAGCATTCACCCTTTTCAAGATGGAAATGGCCGCTTAAGCCGGCTGCTCTCTACTTTACTGTTACTAAAAACAGGCTATAAATGGACACAGTATGTCAGCTTTGAACATGAAATAGAAAACCGAAAAGCAGAGTACTACCGAGTTTTAAGAAGTTGCCAAGCTCAGCGACCTCGGGAGAATATAAGCGATTGGGTGAATTTCTTTTTTGATGCCCTAAAAAAAATACAAGAGCAGTTAATGCAAAAATTAGAAATCAAGGGGGTAGAAGGTCAATTATCTCCTCGAGAAAAATCTATTATGGCGTTCATTGGAAATCATCCTGGTTGTAAATCAGGCGATATTGCAAAAAAATTAGCTATACCTAATCCAACTGTAAAGCGGATATTGTCCGATCTATTTAATAAAAGCCTTTTGGAAAAGCATGGAGTTGGCCCAGGTACAAATTATACGATTGCTTAA
- a CDS encoding PorP/SprF family type IX secretion system membrane protein — translation MKKFLIIVLVMASAWRVQAQNRKQIANFSLVPHYFNPALTGQDGSVLKSIYRNQWTGFENAPKTLFISAELDLADLTTWKDGNKPDQGSNQYLGAKNAVGLSLLRDTFGPYRQTQLFLNYSSRVRLSEKLSLRAGAAITYDATSLDQTKLAVDVTNDPKYQNLFANDNTRVTKVDVNVGVMLMAEDYYIGYALQDAAKGKLSSGGNYLEDAFPTNHVVQAGYRKGISDQFGLIVNGIYRYDSKLRETIEGQLKGVINNSFWAGVGYRQDLAYSFTGGMRFNQVRIGYTYETTSGKASRINGGSNEIVLIYNLMPVNYKGLGKKITLW, via the coding sequence ATGAAAAAGTTTTTAATAATTGTATTGGTAATGGCTTCTGCCTGGAGAGTACAAGCTCAAAACAGAAAACAAATTGCTAACTTTTCTTTGGTGCCGCACTATTTCAACCCAGCTTTAACGGGACAGGATGGATCGGTTCTCAAAAGTATTTACCGCAACCAGTGGACTGGGTTTGAAAATGCTCCTAAAACCCTTTTTATTTCTGCTGAATTAGATTTGGCTGATTTAACTACCTGGAAAGATGGCAATAAGCCAGACCAAGGTTCAAACCAGTACTTAGGAGCTAAAAACGCTGTTGGGTTGTCCTTGCTGCGGGATACGTTTGGTCCTTATCGCCAAACGCAACTTTTTCTCAATTATAGTTCCCGGGTTCGGCTTTCTGAAAAGTTAAGTTTACGAGCCGGAGCAGCCATTACCTATGATGCCACCTCCCTGGACCAGACTAAACTGGCGGTAGATGTTACCAATGATCCGAAATATCAAAACTTATTTGCTAACGATAATACGAGGGTTACTAAAGTAGATGTGAATGTGGGCGTGATGTTGATGGCAGAAGATTATTACATCGGATATGCCTTGCAGGATGCGGCTAAGGGAAAGTTAAGTTCCGGAGGGAACTACCTGGAGGATGCTTTTCCAACCAATCATGTGGTGCAGGCAGGATACCGGAAAGGTATTTCGGATCAATTTGGCTTGATTGTAAATGGCATTTACCGGTATGATTCTAAATTGCGGGAAACGATTGAAGGCCAATTAAAAGGAGTAATTAATAATTCCTTTTGGGCTGGAGTGGGCTACCGACAGGATTTAGCCTATTCCTTTACTGGAGGCATGCGTTTCAACCAGGTTAGAATCGGGTATACCTACGAAACTACCTCGGGTAAGGCCAGCCGCATCAATGGAGGCAGCAATGAAATAGTGCTTATTTATAATCTGATGCCTGTAAATTATAAAGGCTTGGGTAAAAAGATTACTCTTTGGTAA